In a genomic window of Methanosarcina horonobensis HB-1 = JCM 15518:
- a CDS encoding U32 family peptidase, producing MSAKISPNNFTCTPPEILSPVGDQEALLGAIKGGADAVYLGVGEFNARQGAKNFTVDDLEAALDLAHSHGVLVYLALNIPIKQKELQHALDIVDRAYAAGIDAIILQDLGLLRLLNEIYTDLPLHASTQMTIHNKEGVDFAAGLGAKRVIVSRELTTDEVKDIVDHSGVGIEVFVHGALCYSYSGKCLFSSFLHDRSANRGACAQPCRRRYRFLVNGREIDERHIGGSYPISCAELSTLTGLEDIIKTGVVSLKIEGRMKKPEYVTASASAYKAAIESICTSGEKPTKEELEAREAELAKLFYRGFTRGFILGEKGVSHPKYSSNYGAFLGKVLDISRSKGNTKLTVRLEEDIRVKDGISIFTRERMLGSAVTGIVTIAGEHVKSAKKGEKVGLEISSKTGRAVQRGDELYLTTDTQLLDTLQKTKLKTLPVSLKARARKGEKFAVEIRKEIGKGSKTEESAYAEFTDDYVVQEAEKAPTTDEQIRKAMESLGDTPFEAISVEIESDENIFIPVGVLKNTRRKAAELLLEKTLKAKKKEQKHPDLEGFNHLCSAESGAESKIEAGMKKTGTGLRGKDSKKLLLSVEVQDISSLLQAATAGADIVYVPVSLFEELMSPRNADMLEDLKAERAELIFRIPRITHDRELEELKPLLEKVRDAGFTLACSSLGTSQLAKELSIPFVAQKDLNIFNAFTASAFYQAGAYRATLSSELNLNEIKNVCETLQTCWASGQIEVLVYGRELMLVTENDLLKPLVDRKIVRNESEVLLVDQSGSEFPVRRLGTRTLIYNSKVLDMLKYVKNMKEYGVDVLRLDLSLNTNAEVKEITEAYKQAIAGKEAKLKPARGVEYTTGHYFKGV from the coding sequence ATGTCTGCTAAAATATCTCCTAATAATTTCACCTGCACTCCCCCAGAAATCCTTTCTCCTGTAGGCGATCAGGAAGCCCTGCTCGGAGCAATCAAAGGAGGAGCTGATGCCGTTTACCTTGGGGTCGGCGAATTCAATGCCCGCCAGGGAGCTAAAAATTTCACCGTTGATGACCTTGAAGCTGCCCTCGACCTTGCCCATTCACATGGAGTACTTGTTTACCTTGCTCTGAATATCCCTATTAAACAAAAAGAACTGCAGCATGCCCTTGACATAGTGGACCGTGCATACGCAGCCGGGATAGATGCAATTATTCTGCAGGATCTCGGGCTTCTCAGGCTTTTAAACGAAATCTACACCGACCTGCCGCTTCATGCAAGCACGCAGATGACCATCCACAATAAAGAAGGAGTGGACTTTGCAGCAGGACTGGGAGCAAAAAGAGTCATAGTTTCCAGGGAACTTACCACTGACGAGGTAAAGGATATTGTGGATCACTCCGGAGTGGGTATTGAAGTCTTCGTTCATGGAGCTCTCTGCTATTCTTACTCCGGAAAATGCCTTTTCAGCAGCTTCCTGCACGACAGAAGCGCAAACAGAGGAGCCTGTGCACAGCCCTGCAGACGCAGGTACAGGTTCCTGGTAAACGGCAGGGAAATCGACGAAAGGCATATCGGAGGCAGTTACCCTATAAGCTGTGCCGAACTCTCAACTCTTACCGGGCTTGAAGATATAATAAAAACCGGGGTTGTAAGCCTAAAAATCGAAGGCAGGATGAAAAAACCCGAGTATGTGACTGCAAGCGCCTCTGCCTACAAAGCTGCAATTGAAAGCATATGCACCTCCGGAGAAAAACCGACAAAAGAGGAGCTCGAAGCAAGGGAAGCCGAGCTTGCAAAACTCTTTTACAGGGGTTTTACGCGTGGCTTCATACTCGGGGAAAAAGGGGTATCCCATCCCAAATACAGCTCAAATTACGGGGCATTTCTCGGAAAAGTCCTGGATATCTCCCGTTCGAAAGGTAACACAAAACTTACAGTCCGGCTGGAAGAAGATATCCGGGTAAAAGACGGCATAAGTATCTTTACGCGGGAAAGGATGCTCGGCTCTGCAGTAACCGGCATAGTAACAATTGCAGGCGAGCATGTCAAAAGTGCAAAAAAAGGCGAAAAAGTCGGGCTTGAGATCAGTTCAAAAACAGGCAGAGCAGTTCAGAGAGGAGATGAACTCTACCTCACGACAGACACGCAGCTCCTTGATACCCTTCAGAAAACAAAACTGAAAACTCTTCCGGTAAGCCTGAAAGCAAGGGCAAGGAAAGGAGAAAAGTTTGCGGTTGAGATAAGAAAAGAAATCGGAAAAGGCAGCAAAACCGAAGAATCCGCGTACGCAGAGTTTACGGACGATTATGTCGTACAGGAAGCCGAAAAAGCCCCGACAACCGATGAACAGATAAGAAAAGCAATGGAAAGCCTTGGGGATACTCCTTTCGAGGCCATCTCCGTTGAGATAGAATCTGACGAAAATATCTTTATCCCCGTCGGCGTGCTGAAGAATACCAGGCGAAAAGCTGCGGAGCTCCTTCTCGAAAAAACCCTGAAGGCAAAGAAAAAAGAGCAAAAACACCCTGACCTAGAAGGTTTCAATCACCTGTGCAGTGCAGAAAGCGGTGCAGAGAGTAAAATTGAAGCCGGTATGAAAAAGACAGGTACAGGATTAAGAGGCAAAGATTCGAAAAAACTCCTCCTGAGCGTTGAAGTGCAGGATATTTCTTCTCTCTTACAGGCAGCCACAGCCGGAGCAGATATAGTTTACGTCCCTGTTTCGTTGTTCGAAGAACTGATGTCTCCCAGAAACGCTGACATGCTTGAGGACCTGAAAGCAGAAAGAGCCGAACTGATTTTCAGGATTCCCCGTATTACCCATGACAGGGAACTGGAGGAACTAAAACCCCTGCTTGAAAAAGTAAGAGATGCCGGCTTCACATTAGCATGTTCAAGCCTCGGAACATCACAGCTTGCAAAAGAGCTTTCCATACCTTTTGTTGCTCAGAAAGATCTCAACATCTTTAATGCTTTTACTGCCAGCGCCTTCTACCAGGCAGGCGCATACAGGGCAACCCTTTCAAGCGAACTTAACCTGAATGAAATTAAAAACGTCTGTGAAACGCTCCAGACCTGCTGGGCTTCAGGCCAGATCGAAGTTTTAGTTTATGGCAGGGAACTGATGCTCGTTACGGAAAACGACCTCTTAAAGCCCCTTGTCGACCGAAAGATCGTAAGAAATGAGAGTGAAGTGCTCCTTGTTGACCAGAGCGGCTCCGAGTTTCCTGTCCGGCGCCTTGGCACCCGCACCCTTATCTATAACTCAAAGGTACTTGATATGCTGAAGTATGTTAAGAATATGAAAGAATATGGTGTGGACGTACTCAGGCTTGACCTCTCGCTCAATACCAATGCCGAGGTAAAAGAGATCACAGAAGCGTATAAACAGGCAATTGCAGGAAAAGAAGCAAAATTGAAGCCTGCAAGAGGGGTTGAATATACTACAGGGCATTATTTTAAAGGAGTTTGA
- the ppcA gene encoding phosphoenolpyruvate carboxylase produces MSRKATYPKVMCTQHPDSASKYISTQEEPGEAIEAAVVFGCDEYMPDYEGKATPYHQNVQIVSKFIEETDLIPGKDIFITPRAPSAAQENRFRQLMVMMSIAEANYGAVEYSDVQAINEFVHPMTATVGEILDAQQHMVDVGELAKKEFGVAMEVPRIIPLIEDAPALLHAKELVKSTILSWEERFGTAPEKFRVFLGKSDSALSFGHVASTLSCKYAISGISELNSELDTGTGIIFGAGTLPFRGNLNLKNAENFFREYRGISTITLQSAVRYSHGKGEAEALVRLAEARLPESPNIYSSEEKEEIINLIGVFGTRYSRIIRELSPAINQLACLLPQQRDRLMHKGTGGYSRNAPDISCLVSLCRSDIGKELETSMPSEDLHLPRAIKFTGALYSIGLPPEFIGTGTALEEAREKLGEETCERLLTKYFPSLGSDLSFASGYLDLNVASRFISEACLKEVRKDIEVLSDTFNLKVRPEPSYRILLEMMQPDLLQAGTAGNCMDEEVSQLVCSTLTKMGKIRKALG; encoded by the coding sequence ATGAGCAGGAAAGCAACCTATCCTAAAGTAATGTGCACGCAGCACCCGGACTCTGCATCAAAGTATATCTCCACGCAGGAAGAACCCGGTGAAGCCATTGAAGCTGCAGTGGTATTCGGCTGTGATGAATATATGCCGGATTATGAAGGGAAGGCGACACCTTACCACCAGAACGTCCAGATAGTATCAAAATTCATAGAAGAAACAGACCTGATACCCGGAAAAGACATTTTTATCACTCCGAGGGCTCCGAGTGCAGCGCAGGAAAATCGCTTCAGGCAGCTTATGGTCATGATGTCCATTGCCGAAGCCAATTACGGAGCCGTTGAATACTCGGATGTGCAGGCAATTAACGAATTCGTGCACCCCATGACAGCTACGGTAGGAGAGATCCTTGATGCTCAGCAGCACATGGTAGATGTGGGCGAGCTTGCAAAAAAGGAATTCGGGGTTGCAATGGAAGTCCCGCGTATAATTCCCCTTATAGAAGACGCTCCTGCCCTTCTTCATGCAAAGGAACTGGTAAAAAGTACGATCCTTTCCTGGGAAGAACGCTTCGGAACAGCACCTGAAAAGTTCAGGGTCTTCCTGGGCAAGTCCGACTCTGCTCTCTCTTTCGGACATGTGGCAAGCACACTCTCGTGCAAATACGCCATAAGCGGAATTTCCGAACTGAACTCGGAACTCGATACCGGCACAGGCATCATATTCGGAGCAGGGACTCTACCTTTCAGGGGAAACCTGAACCTGAAAAACGCGGAAAACTTCTTCAGAGAGTACAGGGGCATAAGTACAATCACCCTGCAGTCAGCTGTCAGGTACAGCCATGGAAAAGGAGAAGCTGAAGCTCTTGTCCGTCTTGCAGAGGCAAGGCTTCCGGAATCTCCAAATATCTATTCCAGTGAAGAGAAAGAAGAAATTATAAACCTTATAGGAGTTTTCGGGACAAGGTATAGCCGCATTATCCGTGAACTGTCCCCTGCCATAAACCAGCTCGCATGTCTCCTCCCCCAGCAGCGGGACCGTCTGATGCATAAAGGAACAGGCGGTTATTCGAGAAACGCTCCGGATATCTCATGCCTTGTAAGTCTCTGCCGCAGTGATATCGGAAAAGAGCTCGAAACGAGCATGCCTTCGGAAGATCTGCACCTGCCACGAGCTATAAAGTTCACCGGCGCCCTCTACTCAATAGGCCTGCCTCCCGAATTTATAGGCACAGGCACTGCCCTTGAAGAAGCCCGGGAAAAACTCGGCGAGGAAACCTGTGAAAGACTACTTACTAAATATTTTCCTTCCCTTGGCAGCGACCTGAGTTTTGCTTCCGGTTACCTGGACCTGAATGTAGCCTCCCGCTTCATTTCAGAGGCCTGCCTGAAAGAAGTCCGTAAAGACATTGAGGTTTTGAGCGACACATTCAACCTTAAAGTCAGACCCGAACCCTCATACCGCATCCTGCTCGAAATGATGCAGCCCGACCTTCTGCAGGCAGGGACAGCAGGAAACTGCATGGATGAAGAAGTCTCGCAGCTTGTATGCTCGACCCTTACCAAAATGGGAAAAATTAGAAAGGCTCTGGGTTAA
- the hcp gene encoding hydroxylamine reductase, translated as MFCNQCQEALNVKGCTRNGVCGKKGEVADLQDRLLYVLKSISFYNLKAREYGLNEEATDRFVLDSFFATLTNTNFDKQAIESYIRRGFEIRDTIKAKLPEGALPARGTLPAVATVTPENINEMDVAIHSTQDEDVRSLRELLTYGMKGLAAYAHHAYILGYKDKAIFEFIEKGLVSTTDDSIGVEALIGLVLECGQKGVSVLALLDKANTETYGSPEPTAVNIGVRNNPGILISGHDLCDLEQLLEQTRGTGIDVYTHGEMLPANSYPAFKRYDNFAGNYGNAWWKQNEEFEKFNGPILMTTNCIIPPKESYRNRIYTTGVVGFEGLTHIYEKEDGTKDFTPLIEQAKTSKPPEQLESGTIVGGFAHEAALSVADRIVDAVKTGKISRFMVMAGCDGRHKERAYYTEFARALPKDSVILTAGCAKYRYNKLDLGDIGGIPRVIDAGQCNDSYSLVVIAQKLAEAFGLEDINDLPVSYNIAWYEQKAVLVLLALLSLGVKNITLGPTLPAFISPNVLKVLVENFNIRPNTTVEEDMKILLG; from the coding sequence ATGTTCTGTAATCAATGTCAGGAAGCACTTAATGTAAAAGGTTGCACCAGAAACGGAGTATGCGGCAAAAAAGGGGAAGTTGCAGACCTCCAGGACAGGCTGCTCTATGTCCTTAAAAGTATCTCATTCTATAACCTGAAAGCAAGGGAATATGGCCTTAACGAAGAAGCAACCGACAGGTTTGTGCTTGACAGTTTCTTTGCCACCCTTACAAATACTAATTTTGACAAACAAGCAATCGAGTCCTATATAAGGAGAGGGTTTGAGATCCGTGACACCATCAAGGCAAAACTGCCTGAGGGAGCGCTACCTGCCAGAGGAACTCTACCTGCTGTGGCTACAGTCACCCCTGAAAACATAAATGAAATGGATGTCGCTATTCACTCCACGCAGGACGAAGACGTCCGGTCTCTTCGTGAACTTCTGACCTATGGAATGAAAGGGCTGGCTGCATATGCGCACCATGCTTATATCCTCGGGTATAAAGACAAAGCAATTTTTGAATTCATAGAAAAAGGGCTGGTTTCTACAACAGACGACAGCATAGGTGTGGAAGCCCTTATAGGCCTGGTTCTAGAATGTGGACAAAAAGGCGTATCCGTCCTCGCCCTGCTGGACAAAGCAAACACCGAAACTTACGGAAGCCCAGAGCCGACTGCAGTCAACATAGGGGTGCGGAACAATCCAGGAATCCTTATCAGTGGGCACGACCTGTGTGATCTTGAACAGCTCCTTGAGCAGACCAGAGGAACAGGAATCGATGTCTATACCCATGGGGAGATGCTGCCTGCAAACTCATACCCTGCTTTCAAGAGGTACGACAACTTTGCAGGCAACTACGGGAACGCCTGGTGGAAGCAGAATGAGGAATTCGAGAAATTTAATGGCCCAATCCTCATGACCACAAATTGCATAATCCCGCCAAAAGAATCGTACAGAAACAGGATATACACTACAGGAGTTGTGGGTTTTGAAGGACTGACCCATATCTACGAAAAAGAAGACGGTACAAAAGACTTCACCCCGCTTATTGAACAGGCAAAAACGAGCAAGCCCCCGGAGCAGCTGGAAAGCGGAACAATCGTCGGTGGCTTTGCGCACGAAGCAGCCCTCTCGGTTGCTGACAGGATAGTAGATGCCGTAAAAACCGGAAAGATCAGCAGGTTCATGGTCATGGCAGGCTGTGACGGCAGGCACAAGGAAAGGGCCTACTATACCGAGTTTGCAAGAGCTCTTCCGAAAGATAGCGTAATTTTGACAGCCGGATGTGCCAAATACCGCTACAACAAACTGGACCTCGGAGATATAGGAGGAATCCCGAGAGTTATCGATGCCGGGCAGTGCAATGATTCTTACTCGCTTGTGGTAATTGCCCAGAAGCTTGCAGAAGCTTTCGGGCTTGAGGACATAAATGACCTGCCAGTTTCCTACAACATTGCCTGGTACGAGCAAAAAGCCGTGCTTGTTCTGCTCGCTCTCCTGAGCCTTGGTGTAAAGAATATTACTCTTGGACCGACACTTCCGGCTTTTATCTCTCCGAATGTCCTTAAAGTGCTGGTAGAGAATTTCAATATAAGGCCGAACACAACGGTAGAAGAAGATATGAAAATTCTGCTGGGTTAA
- a CDS encoding helix-turn-helix transcriptional regulator produces MIYVNSTPPQSILAKDGTYSFELMPGDYVITASYYQNNTLAYSKEITLRIEDEGDYVFDLLLYPVPENGVTGIISTRINDPNGINPPEQTGTDSLNASYLSIALMLFLILGGVYKFSRKDQKTKKNRAQEGKSNMSGLLVKVLGKSTDSGIKSASGNYGKAVFLTEPVIEPGDNYDGDNSYINTAALNKQPVSPDLHEVLDIIRGHKGRITQKDLRSRLSYSEVKVSLMLSELEKRGLIKKFRNGRENIVVLVYEDPEEP; encoded by the coding sequence GTGATTTATGTAAACTCTACTCCCCCCCAGTCAATACTAGCAAAAGACGGCACATATTCATTTGAATTAATGCCCGGAGATTATGTTATTACAGCCAGTTACTACCAGAACAACACTCTAGCTTATTCAAAAGAAATAACTCTCAGGATTGAAGATGAAGGAGATTATGTCTTTGATCTCCTGCTTTATCCTGTTCCCGAAAATGGGGTAACGGGAATAATCTCAACCAGAATAAATGACCCCAATGGTATAAATCCCCCCGAACAAACAGGGACTGACTCTTTAAATGCGAGTTACCTGTCAATAGCCCTTATGCTTTTTCTTATATTGGGCGGAGTCTATAAATTTTCCAGAAAAGACCAAAAAACGAAAAAAAATAGGGCTCAGGAAGGAAAATCCAATATGTCCGGGCTTCTGGTAAAAGTCCTGGGTAAAAGCACTGATTCTGGAATTAAATCGGCATCCGGAAATTATGGAAAAGCAGTATTCCTGACAGAGCCAGTAATAGAACCCGGAGACAACTACGACGGAGATAATTCTTATATCAATACTGCTGCTCTAAATAAACAACCTGTTTCTCCGGATTTACATGAGGTCCTTGACATAATTAGAGGGCATAAGGGCAGGATCACTCAAAAAGATCTGCGCAGCAGGTTGAGTTATTCGGAAGTAAAAGTCAGCCTCATGCTTTCTGAGCTGGAAAAGAGAGGGCTGATTAAGAAGTTCAGAAACGGACGTGAGAATATTGTGGTTTTAGTATACGAAGATCCTGAAGAGCCCTAA
- the tnpB gene encoding IS200/IS605 family element RNA-guided endonuclease TnpB has product MLKAYKYRIYPSKKQKEMIQVHFGACRFVYNWALEQKIKTYEQTGKSISRFDLQHILVHEVKPSNEWLKEANSQALLASLVNVESAFTKFFREKSGFPKFKSKKNPVQSCQMPQHYAVDFEKQIIKLPKIGEVKTILHRRFEGKLKTATISRSSTGKYYISILVDNEKDIPEKQNFSESTTIGIDAGIKDFAVLSNGEKVENPKYLKNSLKRMKCLQKRVSRKVKGSKNRNKARQHLSKIHETISNQRNNFQHQLSFRLISENQAIALETLNVKGMVKNHCLAQSISDASLSSFVTKLEYKAEWLGKTILRIGRFEPSSKLCNVCGHHNSNLTLDVREWTCPDCKTKHDRDVNAAINIKKFSLQDQNLIVI; this is encoded by the coding sequence ATGTTAAAAGCCTACAAATATCGAATCTACCCTAGCAAAAAACAAAAGGAAATGATACAAGTTCATTTTGGTGCATGTAGATTTGTCTATAACTGGGCTTTAGAACAAAAGATAAAAACTTATGAACAAACTGGGAAATCAATATCGAGGTTTGATTTACAGCACATTTTAGTCCATGAAGTAAAACCTTCTAACGAATGGTTAAAAGAAGCTAATTCACAGGCTCTACTTGCCTCTTTAGTAAATGTAGAATCAGCATTTACTAAATTCTTTAGAGAGAAATCCGGATTTCCTAAGTTCAAGTCTAAGAAAAATCCGGTTCAATCATGTCAAATGCCTCAACATTATGCGGTAGATTTTGAGAAGCAGATAATTAAGCTTCCTAAAATAGGTGAAGTTAAAACCATACTTCATAGAAGGTTTGAAGGCAAACTTAAAACCGCAACAATTTCAAGATCAAGTACAGGAAAATATTATATCAGTATCCTTGTAGATAATGAAAAAGATATTCCTGAAAAGCAGAACTTTTCAGAATCAACTACAATAGGTATTGATGCAGGCATCAAAGATTTTGCAGTTCTATCAAATGGAGAAAAGGTTGAAAATCCAAAATACCTTAAAAATTCTCTAAAAAGAATGAAATGTTTGCAAAAAAGAGTATCGAGAAAAGTTAAAGGCTCTAAGAATAGGAATAAGGCTAGACAGCATCTTTCAAAAATCCATGAAACTATTAGCAATCAGAGAAATAATTTCCAGCATCAACTCTCTTTCAGACTGATTAGCGAGAACCAAGCTATTGCGCTGGAAACTCTGAATGTTAAAGGTATGGTAAAAAATCATTGTCTGGCTCAATCCATTTCAGATGCTTCGTTGAGTAGTTTTGTAACAAAATTAGAATATAAAGCTGAATGGTTGGGAAAAACCATTTTACGAATAGGAAGATTTGAGCCATCTTCTAAATTATGCAATGTTTGTGGGCATCACAATTCCAATCTAACTCTTGATGTTAGAGAGTGGACGTGTCCTGATTGCAAAACAAAGCATGACAGAGACGTAAATGCTGCAATCAATATCAAAAAGTTCTCTCTTCAAGATCAAAATCTTATAGTTATCTGA
- a CDS encoding CheR family methyltransferase has protein sequence MKRLDSGMKGCEDMVTNKTTNKKKIQAPVGKPLLKGKRIPEGKQILKEELISKKEQVSEGEQEPEEKKEPEEEPKPEEQQKPEKNFPIVGIGASAGGLGAFEAFFSGIPKDVNPGVAFVIIQHLDPKYKSILTSLIGRYTNLPVYEIEEGMDVKPNSVYVIPPNRDLIYREGLLHLVEPIEPHGRRMPIDFFFRSLAEEKREWAIGIVLSGTGSDGTLGIRAIKAEGGMVMAQTPESSEYDSMPRSVIDTGLADYILPPKEMPAQLIAYVTQVFGKVFHPAARTEDSMNRVFNLIFSQTGHDFSRYKKGTITRRIERRMAVHAIKRVDEYVQYLEQKPAEVESLFRDFLISVTSFFRNPKAFDLLQEEVIPKLFVEKNIHETIRVWVPGCSTGEEAYSIGILLQEHMETLRRTFKVQIFATDIDSRAIERARAGIYPASIAVDVSPERLERFFGVGPDGSYHIHKNIREMVIFSEHDLTKDPPFSKLDLLSCRNVLIYMDSELQKRLIPLFYYALSPGKFLFLGSSETINGFTNLFDTLDRKAKLYQSRQNVGIEQLRSIAAYIPPRVEPREIQAKAIEVPIQGKPKFRELTERLLIQNYAPAGVLVNEKGDILYIHGRTGMYLEPAPGEAGMNILGMAREGLHQRLTIALHRAVTDKKLLFYPGVQVKTNGDFTGVNLAVIPIAITPYATEGQDLFLVIFEKPPEWEQKTAEEAALGEGKGEALASATETDRRILELREQLRIKEEELKATNEELETSTEELKSSNEEMQSVNEELQSSNEELESSKEELQSVNEELATVNAELQNKVADLSQANNDMNNLLAGTDIGTIFVDYGMRIMRFTPAVTNLVNLIPTDVGRPIWDIVPSITGYNRLIEDIREVLDKLTSKEVEVQTRNGMWFLMRIKPYRTLDNVIKGAVITFIDITERKRAEEALRQSEERFRALVMTSSQVVYRMSPDWSEMSRLHGRGFLANTENPSRNWLQEYVPLEDQPHMTAAINEAIRKKRVFELEHRVRKADGSVGWVYSRAVPILDENGEIIEWFGAASDITERKREELSAKEQETKK, from the coding sequence ATGAAGCGACTGGATTCAGGCATGAAAGGATGCGAAGACATGGTAACAAATAAAACTACAAACAAAAAGAAAATACAGGCACCAGTAGGGAAACCGTTACTAAAAGGAAAACGGATACCAGAAGGAAAACAGATTCTAAAGGAGGAATTGATCTCAAAAAAGGAACAGGTATCAGAAGGGGAACAAGAACCGGAAGAAAAGAAAGAGCCAGAAGAGGAACCGAAACCGGAAGAACAACAGAAACCGGAAAAGAATTTTCCCATCGTGGGCATCGGCGCATCGGCTGGTGGGCTGGGTGCATTCGAAGCCTTCTTCTCAGGTATTCCCAAAGACGTCAATCCTGGCGTAGCCTTTGTAATAATACAGCATCTTGACCCAAAATACAAGAGCATTCTTACCAGTCTGATAGGACGCTACACAAACCTGCCTGTTTACGAGATCGAGGAAGGGATGGATGTCAAGCCTAACAGCGTTTATGTTATCCCGCCTAACAGAGACTTAATTTATCGTGAGGGTTTGCTCCACTTAGTAGAACCGATCGAACCACATGGTCGTCGTATGCCTATCGATTTCTTTTTCCGTTCCCTGGCAGAAGAAAAGAGAGAATGGGCTATCGGAATTGTACTCTCAGGCACTGGCAGTGACGGAACATTAGGAATAAGGGCAATCAAGGCTGAAGGCGGAATGGTAATGGCACAGACTCCCGAATCCAGTGAGTACGACAGCATGCCGCGCAGTGTTATCGACACCGGTCTGGCAGATTATATTCTCCCGCCGAAAGAAATGCCTGCCCAGCTCATTGCCTATGTAACTCAGGTTTTCGGGAAAGTATTCCATCCGGCTGCCAGGACAGAAGATTCGATGAACAGGGTATTCAACCTGATATTTTCCCAGACAGGTCATGATTTTTCCCGTTATAAAAAAGGCACCATCACCCGGCGCATTGAGAGGCGTATGGCTGTTCACGCTATTAAGCGTGTAGATGAGTATGTGCAATACTTAGAGCAAAAACCTGCCGAAGTAGAATCGCTCTTTCGCGACTTCTTAATCAGTGTCACCAGTTTTTTCCGTAATCCCAAGGCTTTTGACTTGCTTCAGGAAGAGGTTATCCCGAAACTCTTTGTCGAAAAGAATATACACGAAACAATACGGGTCTGGGTGCCCGGCTGTTCCACAGGCGAGGAAGCTTATTCAATCGGCATCCTGCTCCAGGAACATATGGAAACATTGAGGCGAACTTTTAAGGTACAAATTTTTGCAACGGATATTGACAGCCGGGCAATCGAACGTGCCCGCGCCGGTATATATCCTGCCAGCATCGCAGTCGATGTCTCGCCTGAACGACTGGAACGCTTCTTCGGAGTGGGTCCAGACGGCAGCTACCACATTCATAAAAATATTCGTGAAATGGTGATCTTTTCCGAGCATGACCTCACAAAAGACCCTCCCTTCTCCAAACTCGACCTGCTCAGCTGCCGCAACGTACTGATTTACATGGACTCGGAGCTGCAGAAGAGACTTATTCCTCTCTTTTACTACGCGTTGAGCCCTGGCAAGTTTCTCTTTCTTGGATCTTCCGAGACCATTAACGGGTTCACTAACCTTTTTGACACGCTGGATCGCAAGGCGAAACTGTACCAGAGCAGGCAGAATGTTGGAATAGAGCAACTCCGTTCCATAGCTGCATATATCCCACCAAGAGTGGAACCCAGGGAGATTCAAGCAAAGGCAATTGAGGTTCCTATTCAGGGCAAACCTAAATTTCGCGAGTTGACCGAACGGCTTCTGATTCAAAATTATGCTCCTGCCGGTGTGCTAGTAAATGAAAAAGGTGACATCCTTTATATACACGGACGTACCGGCATGTACCTGGAACCGGCTCCGGGTGAAGCTGGAATGAATATTCTGGGTATGGCACGGGAGGGACTGCACCAGAGGTTGACTATTGCCCTGCACAGAGCGGTAACTGATAAAAAACTATTATTTTACCCTGGAGTGCAGGTCAAAACCAACGGCGACTTCACCGGAGTTAATCTGGCGGTAATACCCATAGCTATAACTCCTTATGCAACCGAAGGGCAAGACCTGTTCCTGGTCATTTTTGAGAAACCTCCAGAATGGGAACAGAAAACAGCAGAGGAGGCAGCTCTCGGTGAAGGAAAGGGTGAAGCTCTCGCAAGTGCAACGGAGACTGACAGGCGCATTTTGGAGTTGAGGGAGCAACTGCGGATCAAAGAAGAAGAACTCAAAGCCACCAATGAGGAACTGGAGACTTCCACTGAAGAACTCAAATCCTCCAATGAAGAAATGCAGTCGGTAAATGAAGAATTACAGTCTTCAAACGAGGAGCTTGAGAGCTCAAAAGAGGAACTGCAGTCAGTTAACGAAGAGCTGGCTACGGTCAATGCCGAACTGCAAAATAAGGTCGCTGATTTGTCTCAGGCCAATAACGATATGAACAACCTGCTTGCGGGCACGGACATAGGCACTATCTTCGTGGATTATGGGATGCGCATCATGCGTTTCACTCCCGCAGTCACAAATCTTGTTAATCTAATACCGACAGACGTGGGACGGCCTATCTGGGATATTGTCCCGAGTATTACAGGATATAACCGGCTAATAGAAGACATAAGAGAAGTACTGGACAAACTGACGTCAAAAGAGGTAGAAGTTCAAACCCGGAATGGCATGTGGTTCCTGATGCGCATCAAACCTTACCGCACCCTTGATAATGTTATCAAAGGAGCGGTGATTACCTTTATAGACATTACCGAGCGCAAGCGAGCTGAGGAAGCACTACGCCAGAGTGAAGAGCGTTTTCGCGCTTTGGTGATGACCAGCTCGCAAGTAGTGTACCGCATGAGTCCAGATTGGAGTGAGATGAGCCGGCTCCATGGTAGGGGTTTTCTTGCAAATACGGAAAATCCAAGCCGCAACTGGCTTCAGGAGTACGTTCCTCTAGAAGATCAGCCGCATATGACCGCTGCCATTAATGAAGCCATCCGGAAAAAGAGAGTTTTCGAACTGGAACATCGAGTCAGGAAAGCGGACGGCAGCGTGGGATGGGTGTACTCTCGTGCCGTTCCTATTCTCGATGAAAATGGTGAAATAATTGAATGGTTTGGTGCCGCCAGTGACATTACCGAGCGCAAACGGGAAGAACTTTCGGCAAAAGAGCAGGAAACCAAAAAATGA